The Mercenaria mercenaria strain notata chromosome 10, MADL_Memer_1, whole genome shotgun sequence genome contains a region encoding:
- the LOC123559374 gene encoding E3 ubiquitin-protein ligase TRIM33-like → MAVPGKKMPKNFSSSTSMSSDEYVKVYCQPCDHDGTRLPAHGYCKDCREHLCETCFVFHKRHTLSRHHTLLDKNSMPQTMSSASVHPSQPDLTKPCTKHMKKVIEFYCQNHKALLCSVCVTLEHTGTSCKVNYIPDISDQIINSKEHLDILKSLETITEQCHKKSEDVKKNTAKSNSSLTTVLADIKKFRIEINQRLDELKKQAEDAAKAIHQENNNNLKTVETTCDDVTKSVKKLSDAIKHLNTTKQTDSLFMELKFAEEMIKDYEKSVNQLPAFDVKEYNFIPNKAISNLLDNEGSLGTFTEKSLKDTSPPAVDIKSRQTSHQGEICVKTSKDKRICWIRGMTLLTPDLLIITDSFNNAIKMVNTRSQSVTDQLQLDTTPVDVTSVTDTELAVTLPNKQNIQFISVSSNKLKMKQILKLDGKCCGISYCQGKLVVSFTTPAKLQILNTSGTILTTVIGENIFSKPIHVTTNTNSIYISDWEMKTVTRLNWQGEVIGSYGGMVEPGAITLSDDGTVLVCDPSRNVIEEIAGDCSTGKIVLKDLNSPHALCWCAGTSKLYFSCNTGVDKDNNFVQVFKLL, encoded by the coding sequence ATGGCTGTCCCAGGTAAAAAGATGCCCAAAAATTTTTCATCATCAACAAGTATGAGCTCTGATGAATACGTGAAAGTTTACTGTCAGCCATGTGACCATGATGGTACTCGACTTCCTGcccatggttactgtaaagatTGCAGGGAGCATCTGTGCGAGACTTGTTTCGTGTTTCACAAGAGACATACCCTTTCAAGGCATCATACTCTTCTAGATAAAAACAGCATGCCACAAACCATGTCTTCAGCGTCTGTTCATCCCAGCCAGCCTGACCTTACAAAACCTTGCACTAAACACATGAAAAAAGTGATCGAGTTCTACTGTCAGAACCACAAAGCACTACTCTGCAGTGTATGTGTTACTCTTGAACACACAGGTACATCTTGCAAAGTCAACTACATCCCTGATATTTCTGACCAGATAATAAACAGCAAAGAACATCTAGATATCTTGAAATCCCTGGAAACCATTACCGAGCAATGTCACAAGAAATCAGAAGATGTGAAGAAAAATACTGCGAAGTCCAACAGTTCTTTGACAACTGTATTGGCTGATATAAAGAAGTTTCGAATAGAAATAAATCAAAGACTAGATGAACTGAAAAAACAGGCTGAAGATGCAGCAAAGGCCATCCATCAAGAAAATAACAACAATCTGAAGACAGTAGAAACAACTTGCGATGATGTAACCAAGTCTGTGAAAAAATTATCTGATGCTATTAAACATCTCAACACAACCAAACAAACAGACAGCCTTTTCATGGAGCTGAAATTTGCTGAAGAAATGATCAAAGATTATGAGAAAAGTGTCAACCAGCTACCAGCATTTGATGTCAAAGAGTACAACTTTATACCAAATAAAGCAATATCAAACCTGCTTGACAATGAGGGGTCACTGGGTACATTTACAGAGAAATCATTAAAAGACACTAGCCCTCCTGCAGTTGATATAAAATCCAGACAAACTTCACATCAGGGTGAAATCTGTGTAAAGACATCAAAAGATAAACGCATATGCTGGATAAGGGGAATGACTCTCCTTACTCCTGATCTACTTATCATCACTGACTCCTTTAATAATGCTATAAAAATGGTGAATACCCGCAGTCAATCTGTTACTGACCAATTACAACTAGATACTACGCCAGTGGATGTCACCTCAGTTACTGATACAGAACTTGCTGTCACACTTcctaacaaacaaaatattcagtttataTCAGTCTCCTCAAACAAACTAAAGATGAAGCAAATCCTGAAGCTTGATGGAAAATGTTGTGGTATAAGTTATTGTCAGGGGAAACTTGTTGTGTCATTTACTACTCCTGCAAAACTCCAAATTCTAAATACCAGTGGCACTATACTGACAACAGTCATAGgagaaaatattttcagcaaaCCAATACATGTTACCACTAACACTAATTCTATCTATATATCTGACTGGGAAATGAAAACAGTTACAAGGTTAAACTGGCAGGGTGAGGTGATTGGTAGTTATGGTGGTATGGTGGAGCCTGGAGCTATAACACTGTCAGATGATGGTACTGTTTTGGTGTGTGACCCTTCCAGAAATGTTATAGAAGAGATAGCAGGTGACTGCTCTACAGGAAAGATTGTGTTGAAGGACCTCAATAGTCCCCATGCTTTATGTTGGTGTGCTGGAACAAGCAAACTGTACTTCAGCTGTAATACTGGAGTAGACAAAGATAACAACTTTGTTCAAGTCTTCAAGCTGTTGTAA
- the LOC123559373 gene encoding nucleolar GTP-binding protein 2-like yields the protein MAKAKAARKKKITDGVNKGGHSMNPDRPKTGDSNMRDKATVKRLKMYKNFKAKRDKKGKILTPAPYQSWLQSGTVARVEPNRKWFGNTRVISQNALQTFQEEMTKVKKDPYKFVMRQTKLPISLLNETAKTARVHVLDTESFESTFGKKKTRKRPSLKVTDMEALVEQAKEACDTYKSEQDRDLAREEPDFRDECKEMVFKAGQSKRVWNELHKVIDSSDILINVLDARDPQGTRCYQVEEFLKKEKPHKHIIFVLNKVDLVPVWVTQKWVAILSAAHPTLAFHASMMNPFGKGALINLLRQFSKLHTDKRQITVGFVGYPNVGKSSVINTLRAKKVCKVAPIAGETKVWQYITLMKRIYLVDCPGVVYPTGSTPTECVLKGVVRVENIKTPEDYIEAMLKRVKKEYIYKTYGISSWTDHEDFLTKFAKRSGKLLKGGDPDLSTSAKMILNDFQRGSIPYFVRPPGSENEEKEESQTAEGEAKGEVVKEDETGDKAAVKTKKVPVVHQDYKKIRVEPKFSGDDVKQLDYGNCQDDSEAESDGDEDDEDVSDAEDSNENALNESHEEEGTEDNSVNDTIVISDSDEDKADKNGKAKIKIDLKSDLELRKELKKKKRDKKKGHKSVQGSKIEKKGNLKKEINQKKKKSKVKESAKNSPVLVVDVEETDSLGKFTAAVDTEESTSDTYTSEGKPMESYMEQGKHSLTVFSVKDTADVTCVEMEPQSVAGISDKSVYGKQVKLPKQITQGKNSKPSKKGKKKRHLEEEEPAEPKLSSKKRRRMEREMKQKKIGVHFYDSANVKNRSSRK from the coding sequence ATGGCAAAGGCAAAAGCAGCTAGGAAGAAAAAGATTACAGATGGGGTCAATAAAGGTGGTCACAGCATGAACCCTGATAGGCCAAAAACTGGAGATTCCAACATGAGAGACAAGGCTACTGTAAAGAgattaaaaatgtacaaaaatttcaaagcaaaGAGGGACAAGAAGGGGAAAATCTTGACACCAGCTCCATACCAGTCATGGCTGCAGTCGGGAACAGTAGCACGGGTAGAACCAAATAGGAAATGGTTTGGTAACACAAGGGTCATCTCGCAGAATGCACTTCAGACCTTTCAGGAGGAGATGACTAAGGTTAAGAAAGATCCTTATAAATTTGTCATGCGTCAGACCAAACTACCCATCTCATTACTGAATGAAACAGCAAAAACGGCTCGAGTGCACGTTTTAGATACTGAATCATTTGAATCCACATTTGGGAAGAAGAAAACAAGGAAACGCCCCAGTCTGAAAGTAACCGATATGGAAGCATTGGTTGAACAGGCAAAAGAAGCTTGTGACACCTATAAATCTGAACAAGACAGAGATCTAGCCAGAGAAGAGCCAGACTTCAGAGATGAGTGTAAAGAGATGGTATTTAAAGCTGGACAGTCCAAGAGAGTCTGGAATGAACTCCACAAAGTCATCGATTCTTCTGACATTCTTATCAATGTCCTGGATGCAAGAGATCCTCAAGGTACGCGCTGCTACCAGGTTGAAGAATTCCTGAAGAAAGAAAAGCCTCATAAGCACATTATATTTGTACTAAACAAGGTGGATTTGGTTCCAGTTTGGGTCACACAGAAATGGGTTGCCATTCTCTCAGCAGCTCATCCAACATTAGCATTCCATGCCAGTATGATGAATCCCTTCGGTAAAGGAGCGTTGATCAACTTACTGCGACAGTTTTCCAAACTTCACACGGATAAGAGACAAATTACTGTAGGGTTTGTTGGGTATCCGAATGTTGGGAAAAGCTCAGTCATTAACACTCTGAGAGCTAAGAAAGTCTGCAAGGTTGCCCCCATAGCTGGAGAGACCAAGGTGTGGCAGTACATAACATTGATGAAACGAATATACCTAGTGGATTGTCCAGGTGTAGTTTATCCAACAGGGTCAACACCAACAGAATGTGTCCTCAAGGGAGTTGTACGTGTTGAAAATATCAAGACACCTGAAGATTATATAGAAGCTATGCTTAAAAGAGTGAAGAAAGAATATATCTACAAGACATATGGTATATCAAGCTGGACAGATCATGAAGATTTCCTAACCAAGTTTGCAAAGAGGTCTGGAAAATTGTTGAAAGGAGGGGATCCAGATTTGAGCACATCAGCTAAGATGATCCTTAATGATTTTCAGAGAGGTAGTATTCCATACTTCGTAAGACCCCCTGGATCAGAAAATGAAGAGAAAGAAGAGAGCCAGACTGCAGAAGGTGAAGCAAAAGGAGAAGTTGTAAAGGAAGATGAAACAGGAGATAAAGCAGCTGTTAAAACTAAAAAGGTTCCAGTGGTTCATCAAGATTATAAGAAGATAAGGGTTGAGCCAAAATTCAgtggtgatgatgtgaaacagtTAGATTATGGAAATTGTCAGGATGATTCTGAAGCAGAATCAGATGGAGATGAAGATGATGAGGATGTAAGTGATGCTGAAGACAGTAATGAAAATGCTTTGAACGAAAGTCATGAAGAAGAGGGAACAGAAGATAATAGTGTAAATGATACCATAGTTATTTCAGACAGTGATGAAGACAAAGCAGACAAAAAtggaaaagcaaaaataaaaatagatttgaaaAGTGACTTAGAATTGAGAAAAGAATTGAAGAAAAAGAAACGTGATAAAAAGAAAGGACACAAATCAGTTCAGGGaagtaaaattgaaaagaaaGGTAACCTGAAAAAAGAAATCAATCAGAAGAAAAAGAAATCTAAAGTTAAGGAGTCTGCAAAAAATAGTCCGGTATTAGTTGTTGATGTTGAAGAAACAGATAGTCTTGGAAAGTTCACTGCTGCAGTAGATACAGAGGAAAGTACTTCAGATACATACACCAGTGAAGGTAAACCTATGGAGAGCTATATGGAGCAAGGAAAGCATTCTTTGACTGTATTTTCTGTAAAGGACACAGCAGATGTTACTTGTGTAGAGATGGAACCACAGTCAGTAGCAGGCATTAGTGATAAGTCAGTGTATGGTAAACAAGTGAAGTTACCAAAGCAGATAACACAAGGTAAAAATAGTAAACCTAGCAAGAAAGGAAAGAAGAAACGTCATTTAGAAGAGGAAGAACCTGCAGAACCAAAGCTTAGCAGCAAGAAGAGGAGAAGGATGGAGAGAGAAATGAAACAGAAGAAGATTGGGGTACATTTCTACGATTCTGCAAATGTGAAAAATAGGAGTTCTAGGAAATAG